In Neofelis nebulosa isolate mNeoNeb1 chromosome 10, mNeoNeb1.pri, whole genome shotgun sequence, one DNA window encodes the following:
- the LOC131488602 gene encoding olfactory receptor 51L1-like — MPRFTMVVWNNNNTMEPIFILRGFHGLECVYSWISVPFCLAYLVAFIGNVTILSVIWIESSLHQPMYYFLSILALTDLGMSMSTLPTMLAVLWLDAREIQASACYAQLFFIHTFTFLESSVLLAMAFDRFVAICRPLHYTTILNNSVIGKIGLACLLRSMGVVLPTPLLLRHYHYCHDNALSHTFCLHQDILKLSCSDARISSIYGLCVVITTLGVDSVCILLSYILILNAVLGIASHEERLKALNTCISHICVVLIFFVPVIGVSMVHRFGKQLSPRIHIIMADIYLLSPPVLNPIAYSIKTKQIRLRILRRFGLRRGH, encoded by the coding sequence ATGCCAAGGTTCACCATGGTGGTCTGGAATAACAATAACACCATGGAGCCTATATTTATTCTGAGGGGATTTCATGGATTGGAGTGTGTCTATTCTTGGATCTCAGTCCCATTCTGTCTTGCATACTTGGTAGCATTTATTGGTAATGTTACCATCCTCTCTGTCATTTGGATAGAGTCATCACTCCATCAGCCCATGTACTACTTCCTTTCCATCTTGGCACTGACTGACCTAGGTATGTCTATGTCCACACTTCCCACCATGCTTGCTGTGTTATGGCTGGATGCTCGGGAGATCCAGGCAAGTGCTTGCTATGCTCAGCTCTTTTTCATCCACACATTCACGTTCCTGGAGTCTTCGGTGCTACTGGCCATGGCCTTTGACCGTTTTGTTGCTATCTGCCGTCCACTGCACTACACTACCATCCTTAACAACAGTGTAATAGGCAAGATTGGTTTGGCCTGCTTGCTAAGAAGCATGGGAGTTGTACTTCCTACACCTTTGCTACTGAGACATTATCATTACTGCCATGACAATGCCCTTTCCCATACCTTCTGTTTGCACCAAGACATTCTGAAATTATCCTGTTCAGATGCAAGGATCAGCAGTATCTATGGCCTGTGTGTAGTTATTACCACACTTGGTGTGGATTCAGTCTGCATACTTCTTTCTTATATCCTGATTCTGAATGCTGTGCTGGGGATTGCATCTCATGAAGAGCGGCTGAAGGCACTCAACACATGCATATCCCATATCTGTGTTGTGCTCATTTTCTTTGTGCCAGTAATTGGGGTGTCAATGGTCCATCGCTTTGGGAAACAACTGTCTCCAAGAATTCACATCATCATGGCCGATATTTACCTGCTTTCCCCCCCAGTGCTTAACCCTATTGCCTATAGCATCAAGACAAAGCAGATTCGTCTAAGAATTCTCCGCAGGTTTGGACTGCGGAGGGGGCATTAA
- the LOC131488603 gene encoding olfactory receptor 51G2-like has translation MSVFNSSALYPRFLLTGLSGLESRYSLISIPIFLVYATSIAGNITILLIIRTEPSLHQPMYYFLSMLALTDLGLSTTTLPTMFSIFWFHAREISFNACLVQMYFIHVFSIIESAVLLAMAFDRFVAIREPLRYVAILTNGVITGIGLAIAGRALALVFPASFLLKRLQYRSVNILSYPFCLHQDLIKTTVSSRRVSSIYGLMVVICSMGLDSVLLLLSYILILGTVLNIASKMERVKALNTCISHICAVLTFYTPMIGLSMIHRYGQNVSPIVHVLMANVYLLVPPLMNPIVYSVKTKQIRDRILKKFKQQKF, from the coding sequence ATGTCTGTCTTCAATAGCTCTGCCCTGTACCCTCGCTTTCTCCTGACAGGCCTCTCAGGCCTTGAAAGCAGATACAGCTTGATTTCCATCCCCATCTTCTTGGTGTATGCCACCTCAATTGCAGGAAACATCACCATCCTACTTATCATCAGAACTGAGCCTTCCCTCCACCAACCAATGTACTACTTTCTATCAATGCTGGCACTTACTGACCTGGGCCTATCTACTACAACCTTGCCTACGATGTTCAgcattttctggttccatgcccGGGAGATCTCTTTTAATGCCTGTCTGGTCCAGATGTACTTCATTCATGTTTTCTCAATTATTGAGTCAGCTGTGCTGTTGGCCATGGCCTTTGACCGCTTTGTAGCAATCCGAGAGCCCCTGCGCTATGTGGCCATTCTAACCAATGGTGTGATCACTGGGATTGGGCTGGCAATTGCTGGAAGGGCCTTGGCTCTGGTCTTTCCGGCTTCCTTTCTCCTAAAGAGGCTTCAATATCGTTCTGTCAATATTCTCTCTTACCCATTCTGCCTGCACCAGGACCTTATAAAGACAACTGTATCCAGCCGTCGGGTCAGCAGCATCTATGGCCTCATGGTGGTCATCTGCTCCATGGGACTTGATTCAgtgctccttctcctctcctaTATCCTCATCCTTGGCACAGTATTGAATATAGCCTCCAAGATGGAGAGGGTGAAAGCCCTCAACACCTGCATCTCCCACATCTGTGCTGTGCTCactttctatacaccaatgattGGGCTATCTATGATCCATCGCTATGGGCAGAATGTGTCCCCAATTGTCCATGTGCTCATGGCCAATGTCTACTTGCTGGTCCCACCCCTCATGAACCCCATTGTCTACAGTGTCAAGACCAAGCAGATTCGGGATAGAATCCTCAAGAAATTCAAGCAACAGAAATTTTAG